The following proteins are encoded in a genomic region of Variovorax paradoxus:
- a CDS encoding CoA transferase, protein MNASEALDSIWRHARLPVEALQQVRLTGEDPVLPSSFAVGAAAQSTMAAAALAACELGHLRGAGRQQVAVDMRHAALDCTGWFSLDGRVPDLWDTFSGPYRCADGWVRIHANFAHHRDEALRLMKLDPATAKRADAEAVMAAWRALDFEDAAAAQGLVASALRRFDQWDASPQGQAIAAQPLFTIERIGDAPPLALAPLREDQRPLEGVRALDLTRILAGPVGGRALAAYGADVMLVNSPHLPNIESIAETSRGKLSAHVDLRTESGHAALRQLAAQAHVFVQGYRPGGIAALGFGPAELARLSPGIVCVSLTAYGTQGPWAHRRGFDSLVQTAMGFNHAEGEAAGDGQPKPLPMQILDEGTGYLIACGAAAALWRQQQEGGSWHVQVSLAQTGHWLRGLGRVSGGLSIARPDLKPYLETSASGFGELTALRHGAQLSRTPAAWPRPSMPPGSHVPAWPGF, encoded by the coding sequence ATGAACGCGAGCGAAGCTCTGGACAGCATCTGGCGGCACGCGCGACTGCCGGTCGAGGCCCTGCAACAGGTGCGGCTCACGGGTGAAGACCCGGTGCTGCCCTCGTCTTTCGCGGTGGGCGCGGCCGCGCAGAGCACCATGGCGGCGGCTGCGCTCGCGGCGTGTGAACTGGGGCATCTGCGCGGCGCCGGGCGCCAGCAGGTCGCCGTCGACATGCGGCACGCGGCGCTCGACTGCACCGGATGGTTCAGCCTCGACGGCCGCGTGCCCGACCTGTGGGACACCTTTTCCGGGCCGTACCGTTGCGCCGACGGCTGGGTGCGCATTCACGCGAACTTCGCGCACCACCGCGACGAGGCGCTGCGGCTGATGAAGCTCGATCCCGCCACCGCCAAGCGTGCCGATGCCGAGGCGGTCATGGCGGCCTGGCGCGCGCTCGACTTCGAAGACGCAGCCGCCGCGCAGGGCCTGGTGGCGAGCGCGCTGCGCCGTTTCGACCAATGGGACGCCTCGCCGCAAGGCCAGGCCATTGCGGCACAACCGCTCTTCACGATCGAGCGCATCGGCGACGCGCCGCCGCTCGCGCTCGCGCCGCTGCGCGAAGACCAGCGGCCGCTCGAAGGCGTGCGCGCACTCGACCTGACGCGCATTCTCGCGGGCCCCGTGGGTGGCCGTGCGCTGGCGGCGTATGGCGCCGACGTGATGCTCGTCAATTCGCCGCACCTGCCGAACATCGAGTCCATCGCCGAAACCAGCCGCGGCAAGCTGTCGGCGCATGTGGACCTGCGTACCGAATCGGGCCACGCCGCGCTGCGGCAACTCGCCGCGCAGGCGCACGTCTTCGTGCAGGGCTATCGTCCCGGCGGCATTGCGGCGCTCGGTTTCGGACCGGCGGAACTCGCGCGGCTCTCGCCCGGCATCGTCTGCGTGTCGCTCACGGCCTATGGCACGCAGGGGCCCTGGGCGCATCGCCGCGGCTTCGATTCGCTGGTGCAGACCGCCATGGGCTTCAACCATGCCGAAGGCGAAGCGGCCGGCGACGGCCAGCCGAAGCCGCTGCCGATGCAGATCCTCGACGAGGGCACGGGCTACCTGATCGCCTGCGGGGCCGCCGCGGCGCTCTGGCGGCAGCAGCAGGAGGGCGGCAGCTGGCATGTGCAGGTGTCGCTGGCGCAGACGGGGCACTGGCTGCGCGGGCTCGGGCGCGTGTCTGGCGGGCTGTCGATCGCCCGGCCCGATCTCAAGCCCTATCTCGAGACTTCGGCCTCCGGCTTCGGCGAACTGACCGCGCTGCGCCACGGCGCGCAGTTGTCGCGCACACCGGCGGCATGGCCGCGCCCGTCGATGCCGCCGGGCAGCCATGTGCCGGCCTGGCCGGGGTTCTAG
- a CDS encoding LysR family transcriptional regulator yields MDWDNLRYFLELARSGTLMSAARRLEVDHTTVARRIQALEKEVGAPLFSREAGGHRLTEAGRKLQPQVEAMESAFQAVESTAPASQEGLSGLIRIGATEGFGTVVLAPQLALFAQQHPKLTIDLLAMPRLVHLSRREADIVISLERPARGPVVVTKLTDYTLRLYASKAYLAAHKPIKTREDLRGHTFISYVDDLLFSKELQYLDELHRPETFALRSTSVLAQHQAVAAGAGIAVLPAFVADRDKALRPVLPGQASFTRTFWMSMPVETKHLARMQAVWEFLRETATAQRGLLLPGSTVDAAP; encoded by the coding sequence GAGGTGGACCACACCACGGTGGCGCGACGCATCCAGGCACTCGAAAAGGAAGTGGGCGCGCCGCTTTTCTCGCGGGAAGCCGGTGGGCACCGGCTCACCGAGGCGGGCCGCAAGCTGCAGCCGCAGGTCGAGGCCATGGAGAGCGCATTCCAGGCGGTGGAGAGCACCGCACCGGCTTCGCAGGAAGGTCTGTCGGGGCTGATCCGCATCGGCGCCACCGAGGGCTTCGGCACCGTGGTGCTGGCGCCGCAGCTCGCGCTCTTCGCGCAGCAGCATCCCAAGCTCACCATCGATCTGCTGGCCATGCCGCGGCTGGTGCACCTGTCGCGGCGCGAGGCCGACATCGTGATCTCGCTCGAACGCCCGGCGCGCGGGCCGGTAGTGGTGACCAAGCTCACCGACTACACCTTGCGGCTCTACGCGTCGAAGGCGTACCTGGCCGCGCACAAACCGATCAAGACGCGCGAAGACCTGCGCGGCCACACCTTCATCAGCTACGTGGACGACCTGCTCTTCAGCAAGGAGCTGCAGTACCTCGACGAACTGCACCGCCCCGAAACTTTCGCGTTGCGAAGCACCAGCGTGCTCGCGCAGCATCAAGCCGTCGCAGCGGGAGCGGGCATTGCGGTACTGCCGGCCTTCGTCGCCGACCGGGACAAGGCGCTGCGCCCGGTGCTGCCGGGGCAGGCGAGCTTCACGCGCACGTTCTGGATGTCGATGCCGGTGGAGACCAAGCATCTGGCTCGCATGCAGGCCGTGTGGGAATTCCTGCGCGAAACTGCCACGGCGCAACGAGGGCTTCTCTTGCCTGGCAGCACCGTGGATGCAGCGCCCTGA